The Williamwhitmania taraxaci genome contains the following window.
AGAAAACCGACCTGTTGATACTGGATGATTTTGGGTTAACAGCCTTTGACGATCCTGCAAGAAATGCCCTAATGGATATCGTTGAACAGAAATATGACAAGACTTCTATTATCATTGCCGCACAGATACCAGTAAAAAACTGGCATGAAACAATTGGCGAAGGAACCATTGCCGATGCAATTCTAGACCGCATGGTTCACTCTTCACATCGCATTGAATTAACAGGAGAGTCAATGAGAAAAAACAAGATGAAAAAAACTCAAATTAATTCATAAATTTGGTCACGAAATCATCCTTTTTTTGTGGCACAATATCACCGAAACAAGTGGCA
Protein-coding sequences here:
- a CDS encoding ATP-binding protein; the protein is KTDLLILDDFGLTAFDDPARNALMDIVEQKYDKTSIIIAAQIPVKNWHETIGEGTIADAILDRMVHSSHRIELTGESMRKNKMKKTQINS